A single region of the Brachypodium distachyon strain Bd21 chromosome 3, Brachypodium_distachyon_v3.0, whole genome shotgun sequence genome encodes:
- the LOC112271395 gene encoding uncharacterized protein LOC112271395 codes for MKGKIGLEQVLPPSSHEVEAFTRETGLPLQNDSVVELSIGASGAGVQVFSIGRERPEEDAPTSGARATELGVFEGVPSTQARDGALPTAEDGARDPFVTLELVRGLVEVVAALPALKTQVGALSTALDVEMSKSTLALSELASERVRREVVEAELSRVSTELAAVETRARLAEGRQKDEIARTRLVEEDLVVTNLDREHACAEAASLKVELAAAGDGLMLAPRACPPLDRRPEVVSLLLAQATEIRETMTCLRSVPNRIFLRVARWMRRAGCLLPRWSSLSLP; via the exons atgaaggggaagattggacttgagcaagttcttcctccttcgagtcacgaggttgaggctttcactcgcgAGACGGGGCTTCCGCTTCAGAACGACtcagtggtggagttgtcgatcggagccagcggtgcgggcgtccaggtgttctccattggtcgcgagcgccctgaggaggatgctcctacctcgg GTGCAAGGGCCACGGAGCTTGGGGTTTTTGAGGGCGTGCCCTCGACTCAAGCGAGGGATGGAGCACTTCCGACGGCCGAGGATGGAGCGAGAGACCCTTtcgtgacactggagctg gtgaggggtttggtcgaggTCGTGGctgcccttcctgccctcaagactcaggtgggggcgctttctactgctttggacgtggagatgtccaagtctacccttgccttgagtgagttagcttcggagagggtgcggcgcgaggTCGTGGAGGCTGAGCTTTCTCGCGTTTCGACGGAGCTTGCGGCCGTGGAGACTAGGGCTCGACTTGCTGAGGGGCGCCAGAAGGACGAGATTGCGAGGACCCGTCtagttgaggaggacttggtggtgaccaaccttgatagggagcatgcctgcgcggaggctgcttccctcaaggtggagttggcggcaGCGGGTGACGGCCTGATGCTTGCTCCTCGTGCTTGTCCTCCTCTGGATCGTCGTcccgaggtggtttcgcttttgcttgcccaggccaccgagattcgggagacgatgaCTTGCTTGAGGAGTGTTCCCAACCggatcttcctccgtgtcgcacggtggatgaggcgagcagggtgcttacttcccagatggagctcattgagcctaccgtga